The following proteins are co-located in the Moraxella nasovis genome:
- the trmD gene encoding tRNA (guanosine(37)-N1)-methyltransferase TrmD, translated as MFFAVISIMPEMFQAVQGFGITRRAFERSQATLHLINPRDFTKDNYRRIDERPFGGGPGMLMMAEPLQKAILHAKSLFKAHCTAHNLSDTLCPVVYLSPQGESLSEPKVVDFAKFDGMILLCGRYEGVDERLIQCYVDTEISIGDYVLTGGELPAMVLMDSIIRRLPSVMNDDKSAKEDSFVDGLLDCPHYTKPYDFQGLKVPEVLMSGHHAKIAKWRFLEQVKRTQSRRFDLWERFTPTKQQQKWLDQADLSDDISAD; from the coding sequence ATGTTTTTTGCAGTAATCAGTATTATGCCTGAAATGTTTCAGGCGGTTCAGGGTTTTGGTATTACCAGAAGGGCTTTTGAGCGTTCTCAAGCAACCCTTCACTTGATTAACCCAAGAGACTTTACTAAGGATAATTATCGCCGTATTGATGAGCGTCCTTTTGGTGGTGGTCCTGGTATGCTCATGATGGCAGAGCCTTTACAAAAGGCTATTTTACATGCAAAATCATTGTTTAAAGCACATTGCACTGCACATAATCTATCTGATACCCTATGTCCTGTCGTTTATTTGTCACCGCAGGGTGAGTCATTGTCTGAACCTAAAGTGGTTGATTTTGCCAAATTTGATGGCATGATTTTATTGTGCGGTCGATATGAAGGTGTGGATGAACGTTTAATTCAGTGTTATGTTGATACCGAGATTTCTATTGGTGACTATGTATTAACAGGCGGAGAGCTGCCTGCTATGGTGCTAATGGATAGCATTATCCGCAGATTGCCAAGCGTGATGAATGATGATAAATCTGCCAAAGAAGATAGCTTTGTAGATGGATTGTTAGATTGCCCGCATTATACTAAGCCGTATGATTTTCAAGGTCTAAAAGTGCCAGAAGTGCTGATGTCTGGGCATCATGCAAAGATTGCTAAGTGGCGGTTTTTGGAACAAGTTAAAAGAACTCAGAGCAGGCGTTTTGACCTGTGGGAGCGATTTACACCCACAAAGCAACAACAAAAATGGCTAGATCAAGCCGACTTATCTGATGATATATCGGCAGATTAG
- the rimM gene encoding ribosome maturation factor RimM (Essential for efficient processing of 16S rRNA), with protein sequence MIKKPNLSRAHTMPNPDDLIKIATLQKPYGIKGWLWVFSETDERSDVFNFQPWWMKTATGFKPLTVSEWRHQGAGLVASFQEIPDRNVAETMQGVTIWADKANFPKLDDDEYYWSDLIGLTVINEEHEILGVVEKLFETGAHEIVCVKPTAQSLDGEERLIPWHKDVVLKVDLDSQTMLVAWQSDY encoded by the coding sequence ATGATTAAAAAACCAAATCTTAGCCGTGCTCACACCATGCCAAATCCTGATGATTTAATTAAAATTGCCACGCTTCAAAAGCCTTATGGTATTAAAGGGTGGTTATGGGTATTTAGCGAGACGGATGAACGTTCTGACGTGTTTAATTTTCAGCCGTGGTGGATGAAAACAGCAACTGGATTTAAGCCTTTGACGGTGAGTGAGTGGCGACATCAAGGGGCAGGTTTGGTCGCAAGCTTCCAAGAAATTCCTGATCGCAATGTCGCAGAGACGATGCAGGGTGTAACGATTTGGGCGGATAAAGCAAACTTTCCAAAGCTTGACGATGATGAGTATTATTGGTCAGATTTGATTGGATTAACCGTCATTAATGAAGAGCATGAGATACTGGGTGTCGTTGAGAAATTATTTGAGACGGGTGCTCATGAGATTGTCTGTGTTAAGCCAACAGCTCAAAGCTTAGATGGCGAAGAAAGACTTATCCCTTGGCATAAAGACGTTGTGCTAAAGGTGGATCTGGATAGCCAGACGATGCTTGTCGCTTGGCAGTCAGATTATTAA
- the rpsP gene encoding 30S ribosomal protein S16 has product MVVIRLARGGSKKRPFYQIVVTDSRSPRDGRHIQKIGFFNPLARGQEEALRLDLEAYNAWIEKGAQPSDRVAQLAKSKQSA; this is encoded by the coding sequence ATGGTTGTAATTCGTTTAGCTCGTGGCGGCTCTAAAAAACGCCCATTTTATCAAATCGTTGTAACTGACAGCCGTTCACCACGTGATGGCCGCCATATCCAAAAAATCGGTTTCTTTAACCCGCTGGCTCGTGGTCAAGAAGAGGCTCTACGACTTGATCTAGAAGCATATAATGCTTGGATTGAAAAAGGTGCGCAACCTTCAGATCGTGTTGCTCAGCTAGCTAAAAGCAAGCAATCTGCATAA
- a CDS encoding ATP-binding protein, whose protein sequence is MNNMNKSLYTLLLKLRHQFYSNTWQTIIVVFFIVFSSVGLSLWLFWRSLYLPELKNHANYLASELNFINQTHKRWADDPSTLKWLEQQSRLKITRNPEHFPDVTDKLLVDSITDVLSSEVERELGRSVQVYFKFKPIPMLWIQDSEHPEIWLSEPITYYSHYSPGLLFSFSFGLPLLTLLTIFILVRGLNRPLRKLERAANSYITEGHATTLPTRKGPREIRQVNTAFNQLFTTLNQAQKERTIMLAGISHDLRTPLTRMRLTAEMLPDEFFREGLVYDIEDMDAILEQFISFMKDGSDEPVRPTNLSGIFKEVMVQFGDVRFICDQCLKTEVPVRPLSIKRLVINLVNNAIRYGKEPIHLSAYTEVKDTSDVNDTPHPMLIISVKDEGDGVAEDQLARIMQPFERGESARTTQGSGLGLAIVDRIARLHQGTVSVTNHPDGGLQASVSIPLLTQITGKSKDVGKGPTP, encoded by the coding sequence ATGAACAACATGAACAAGTCACTATACACTCTGCTGCTCAAGCTTCGCCACCAATTTTATTCTAATACATGGCAGACCATCATTGTGGTTTTTTTTATCGTCTTTAGTAGTGTTGGGTTGTCATTGTGGTTATTTTGGCGAAGTTTGTATCTGCCAGAACTAAAAAACCACGCAAATTATCTTGCAAGCGAATTAAATTTTATCAACCAAACACATAAACGCTGGGCAGATGATCCAAGTACATTAAAATGGCTAGAGCAACAAAGTCGTCTCAAAATCACTCGTAATCCAGAACACTTTCCTGATGTTACAGATAAGCTGCTTGTTGATAGCATTACAGATGTTCTGTCATCTGAAGTTGAGCGTGAGCTTGGGCGTAGTGTACAAGTTTATTTTAAATTTAAGCCCATACCAATGTTGTGGATCCAAGACAGTGAGCATCCTGAGATTTGGCTTAGTGAGCCCATCACCTATTATTCTCATTACAGTCCCGGATTACTTTTTAGTTTCAGTTTTGGCTTGCCGTTATTGACACTTCTAACGATATTCATACTCGTTCGAGGCTTAAATAGACCACTTCGCAAGCTAGAAAGAGCAGCCAATAGCTATATTACCGAAGGTCATGCAACCACCCTGCCAACTAGAAAAGGCCCAAGAGAAATCCGTCAAGTAAACACTGCGTTTAACCAACTCTTTACTACGCTAAACCAAGCTCAAAAAGAGCGTACCATTATGCTTGCTGGCATCTCTCATGATTTAAGAACGCCACTTACACGAATGCGTCTTACTGCCGAAATGTTGCCAGATGAATTTTTTCGAGAGGGCTTGGTTTATGATATCGAAGATATGGATGCTATCTTGGAACAATTTATTTCATTTATGAAAGATGGTTCCGATGAACCTGTTCGCCCAACCAATCTAAGTGGTATTTTTAAAGAAGTTATGGTGCAGTTCGGTGATGTTCGCTTTATTTGCGACCAATGTCTAAAGACAGAAGTGCCTGTCAGACCCCTATCCATTAAACGTTTAGTTATTAATCTAGTCAATAACGCCATCCGTTATGGCAAAGAACCCATTCATCTAAGTGCCTATACTGAAGTCAAAGACACTAGTGATGTTAATGACACACCCCATCCTATGCTAATCATCAGCGTTAAAGATGAGGGCGATGGCGTGGCAGAAGATCAATTGGCACGCATCATGCAGCCATTTGAACGCGGAGAGTCCGCCAGAACAACACAAGGTAGCGGACTTGGATTAGCAATTGTTGATCGTATTGCACGATTACACCAAGGCACTGTATCCGTCACAAATCACCCAGACGGAGGGCTTCAAGCATCTGTCAGCATTCCTCTGCTCACACAAATTACTGGTAAATCTAAAGATGTTGGCAAAGGCCCGACACCTTAA
- the rplQ gene encoding 50S ribosomal protein L17: MRHRNSGVKLGRTSSHRKAMFQNMTNSLIEHELIKTTLVKAKELRRVAEPLITLAKEDSVANRRLAFNRTRNKATVGKLFSELGPRYQGRPGGYLRIIKCGYRDGDSAPMAYVELVDRP, translated from the coding sequence ATGAGACATCGTAATAGTGGAGTGAAACTGGGTCGTACCAGTAGCCACCGCAAGGCTATGTTTCAGAACATGACCAATTCTTTAATTGAGCATGAACTGATTAAAACTACCTTGGTAAAGGCAAAAGAACTTCGCCGTGTGGCTGAGCCATTGATCACTTTGGCAAAAGAAGACAGCGTTGCTAATCGCCGTCTAGCTTTCAACCGCACTCGTAATAAAGCTACCGTAGGTAAGCTATTTTCTGAGCTTGGTCCACGCTACCAAGGTCGCCCAGGTGGATACTTGCGTATCATCAAATGTGGCTATCGTGATGGCGACAGTGCACCTATGGCTTATGTCGAGCTTGTAGATCGCCCATAA
- a CDS encoding DNA-directed RNA polymerase subunit alpha, translating into MTNATEFLTPNAINVDAVNETTAKVTLEPLERGFGHTLGNALRRILLSSLSGAAVVEAEIEGVDHEYSTLEGLQEDVLDLLLNLKGLAITLHDQGEAYLTLDKKGPGVVTATDLELPHNVEIANPDHVLANLSDRGHLKMRLRVVTGRGYEPANQRRETAESKSIGHLKLDASFSPILRVAYDVENARVEQRTDLDKLIIELETNGTIDPEEAIRKAATILQQQIAIFVDLEAETPPEPVKEKEEIDPVLLRPVDDLELTVRSANCLKAENIYYIGDLVQRSETELLKTPNLGKKSLTEIKDVLASKDLELGMRLDNWPPSDLRVDDRFSYRSR; encoded by the coding sequence ATGACAAATGCAACTGAGTTTCTTACACCGAATGCCATTAACGTGGATGCGGTTAATGAAACAACTGCTAAGGTCACGCTCGAGCCGTTAGAACGTGGCTTTGGGCATACTTTAGGTAACGCTCTTCGCCGCATTCTACTTTCTTCACTGTCTGGTGCAGCTGTTGTTGAAGCCGAGATTGAAGGTGTTGATCACGAATATTCAACTTTAGAAGGCTTGCAAGAAGACGTGTTGGATCTTCTTTTAAATCTTAAAGGGTTGGCTATCACTTTGCATGATCAAGGTGAAGCTTACCTAACTTTGGATAAAAAAGGACCAGGTGTCGTAACTGCTACCGATCTAGAATTACCACATAATGTTGAGATTGCTAATCCTGATCATGTCTTAGCAAATCTAAGCGATCGTGGACACCTGAAAATGCGTCTGCGTGTAGTAACAGGTCGTGGTTATGAGCCTGCTAACCAACGCCGTGAGACTGCTGAATCTAAATCTATTGGTCATTTAAAGCTTGATGCAAGCTTTAGCCCAATTTTACGCGTTGCTTATGATGTTGAGAATGCTCGTGTAGAACAGCGTACTGACCTTGATAAGCTGATCATTGAGCTTGAAACAAATGGGACAATTGATCCTGAAGAAGCAATTCGTAAAGCTGCGACTATTTTGCAACAGCAAATTGCAATTTTTGTAGATTTAGAAGCGGAAACACCACCAGAGCCAGTAAAAGAGAAAGAAGAGATCGATCCTGTGCTACTACGCCCAGTTGATGATCTTGAGCTAACGGTTCGTTCGGCAAATTGTTTAAAAGCTGAGAACATTTATTATATCGGTGATTTGGTGCAGCGTTCAGAAACAGAACTGCTTAAGACTCCAAATCTAGGTAAGAAATCATTGACTGAAATCAAAGACGTGCTAGCATCTAAAGATTTAGAGCTTGGAATGCGTCTTGATAACTGGCCACCTAGTGACCTTAGAGTTGATGACCGTTTTTCTTATCGTAGCCGTTAA